One Rosa chinensis cultivar Old Blush chromosome 5, RchiOBHm-V2, whole genome shotgun sequence genomic region harbors:
- the LOC112164516 gene encoding TMV resistance protein N-like, whose amino-acid sequence MGQTASASLPSSTRSSSVASVSLPPSGPQWKYDVFLSFRGEDTRKGFLSHLYHELQYTRINTFKDDKELEVGAPISPSLLKAIEESRLAIVVLSPNYASSSWCLEELRKIAQCMIDNNRILPLFYHMDTSDVRKQKGSFEEAFIKHENSLRHKNNVQYWRDALVKVASFSGWHTQNYRTERQLVEDIVEYVCNKVQPIEIEFATSTVEFEAFEATREAMDNEDA is encoded by the exons ATGGGGCAAACTGCCTCTGCATCTCTTCCCTCATCAACTAGATCATCCTCAGTTGCCTCTGTATCTCTTCCTCCATCAGGTCCTCAGTGGAAGTATGATGTGTTTTTGAGTTTCAGGGGTGAAGACACTCGTAAGGGTTTTCTATCCCATTTATACCATGAATTGCAATACACAAGGATCAATACATTCAAGGATGACAAAGAGCTTGAAGTAGGAGCGCCTATTTCTCCAAGTCTCCTAAAGGCAATCGAAGAATCAAGGCTCGCTATTGTTGTTCTCTCGCCAAACTATGCTTCTTCTAGTTGGTGTTTGGAGGAACTTAGAAAGATTGCTCAATGCATGATAGACAATAACAGAATTCTTCCACTTTTTTATCATATGGATACCTCTGATGTCCGCAAGCAAAAGGGGAGTTTTGAAGAAGCTTTCATTAAGCATGAAAACTCTTTGCGACACAAAAACAATGTGCAGTATTGGAGAGATGCTTTAGTAAAAGTGGCTAGTTTTTCTGGGTGGCATACACAGAATTATAG GACTGAAAGACAACTTGTCGAAGATATTGTGGAATATGTGTGCAATAAAGTCCAACCAATTGAAATTGAGTTTGCAACTTCCACAGTAGAATTTGAAGCATTTGAAGCAACAAGAGAAGCCATGGATAATGAAGACGCTTAG
- the LOC112164512 gene encoding cytochrome P450 71AU50: MMVWNWAVIIALLAVVYILEPWRSKKKRLPPGPRGFPIFGSLNLLKEFPHKDLHRLAQKYGDIMHMRLGLVSAIVVSSPQAAELFLKTHDLVFASRPPHEGAKHISFGQRNLSFSEYGSYWRDMRKMCTLELLSNHKINSFKEMRREEVILFIEAIKEAAATSHEPVDLSAKVSSLSADMSCRMVFGKRYADKEFDDKGFKSVIQQAIQLAAAPNLGDYIPCIAPLDLQGFTKRMKAINKVFDDFFEKIIDEHLQSRDEGKTKDFVDVMLSFMGTQESEYLIERSNIKAIIFDMLVGSMDTSATTIEWALSELIKHPQLMKNVRKELENVVGMGRMVEESDLDKLEYLDMVVKETLRLHPVGPLLLPHASTEDCTVNGFHIPKKSRIIINVWAIGRDPNAWTNADEFIPERFAGSNIDLRGNHFQLIPFGSGRRRCPGIQLGLVVVKLVLAQLLHCFDWELLDGLLPTELDMTEEFGLTVSRAKHLLVVPSYRLHK; encoded by the exons ATGATGGTTTGGAATTGGGCAGTAATAATTGCATTGCTTGCTGTTGTTTATATTCTGGAACCATggagaagcaagaagaagaggttACCTCCTGGTCCAAGAGGGTTTCCTATTTTCGGAAGCCTCAACTTGTTAAAGGAGTTTCCTCACAAAGACCTACACAGACTGGCTCAAAAGTATGGCGACATCATGCACATGCGATTAGGTCTCGTGTCTGCCATCGTCGTCTCCTCTCCTCAAGCAGCCGAGCTCTTCCTCAAGACCCACGACCTTGTTTTCGCAAGCAGGCCACCTCACGAAGGCGCAAAGCACATCTCTTTCGGGCAGAGGAACTTATCCTTTTCCGAGTATGGCTCTTATTGGCGAGACATGCGCAAGATGTGCACCCTCGAGTTGCTCAGCAACCACAAAATCAATTCTTTCAAggaaatgaggagagaagaggtTATCCTTTTCATAGAGGCCATTAAAGAGGCAGCTGCAACCAGCCACGAACCAGTCGATCTCAGCGCTAAGGTGTCATCTCTTAGTGCAGATATGAGCTGCAGGATGGTGTTTGGAAAGAGGTACGCGGATAAAGAATTTGACGACAAGGGTTTCAAGTCTGTGATTCAACAAGCCATACAATTAGCAGCTGCGCCTAACTTGGGCGATTACATCCCTTGTATTGCTCCACTTGACCTCCAAGGGTTCACTAAGCGCATGAAGGCTATTAACAAGGTGTTTGATGACTTTTTCGAGAAGATTATTGATGAACATCTTCAATCGAGGGATGAGGGAAAGACGAAGGACTTTGTTGATGTAATGCTCAGCTTTATGGGGACTCAAGAATCTGAATACCTAATTGAACGCTCCAATATCAAAGCAATCATTTTT GACATGCTTGTGGGGTCAATGGAcacatcagcaacaacaattgaGTGGGCCCTCTCTGAACTCATAAAACATCCACAACTAATGAAGAATGTCCGAAAAGAGCTAGAAAATGTGGTGGGAATGGGGAGAATGGTCGAGGAATCAGACTTGGACAAGTTGGAGTACCTGGACATGGTAGTGAAAGAAACCTTGAGGCTACATCCAGTGGGACCTTTGTTGCTTCCCCATGCATCCACTGAAGATTGCACTGTTAACGGCTTCCACATACCCAAAAAATCACGCATTATCATAAACGTGTGGGCAATTGGACGAGACCCCAATGCTTGGACCAATGCAGACGAGTTCATACCCGAAAGGTTTGCAGGGAGCAATATAGACCTGAGGGGAAATCACTTTCAGCTTATTCCATTTGGTTCGGGTCGTAGACGTTGCCCTGGAATTCAATTGGGGCTAGTTGTGGTCAAGCTAGTATTGGCACAACTTCTGCACTGTTTCGATTGGGAGCTTCTGGATGGTTTGTTGCCAACAGAGTTGGACATGACGGAGGAATTTGGTCTAACCGTTTCACGAGCCAAGCATCTGCTGGTTGTTCCTTCTTATCGCCTTCACAAATAA